One stretch of Armigeres subalbatus isolate Guangzhou_Male chromosome 2, GZ_Asu_2, whole genome shotgun sequence DNA includes these proteins:
- the LOC134213031 gene encoding serine protease filzig yields the protein MVTGNVKWRLPGAVPIFALAVSCLLMALLVPLHGVNGLSSTGERESRKLFGGYRITPKFCNATRSLLKRDSERRGPTICMFNHECFQRQGEVVGACMDGFLFGTCCELPLTNDVAMVADSLLEQYNYTDDMETTSQSPLSSAIASQYEKFGSQLSGSAPGYGSIINYEPIKLAAPAKDSTGSASMPSAPSSERPLFNKLNNNYITNDDLDEDIMQSSLHSHNYQLSNNAVSVYSPSTSNIKSEEVDLFTTIPPPPVANDVSYVKIDNHNNVYSSEIPSSLNKYNEHFADSDTAPSASPESSTDITSSGVQIIANQIYQENQLFDHSDITHPEAETDLFNENGAVDQSYAGPNDFSNQEIGTEVLTTEKPLKITHPKPQFKPKPKPTKATEPNNFVLVHTISSDSKDNENQTTKPTVSANNIHSIESIILMLNDTNLGPQYDTDSDIKQDNVTETSQTPQPETTSQASNVTSSIDYDKYGPTSFYITKPQKTSPSSTSLSTKVPSTSYVYSSKPTRRPILEPVVVQATLLTSGYGTTAVTQKDPALSSVSTARPPPNKLIITAGGNQRPILITSEGEHPVSPGHYTAASTSAPVAVSSIQPTKKVTTSPSKRPAPTTVNLPEFIVQSSTLSHQSPVPVSNVNYVHIASASDHPSPTVHITPKPVQGLVTSSTWNNKLTSPVSNQRPGYYENTPPPVYVSSLADFADEGYFGVTKRPGVTPTVSSTSIYTIVDSNNVIGHIASSTYSPYGPSTPVNRIPPNQAPTHIYIAQAVESSTMKNELYTTPDDINNFPPVRNPNLNLTDTMMSNMTKIENDHFSGIKDEDKVNMLVNKIVESFNGNFEELEAILKERKNLTLSGLTSGEATTASTTTTERIKSTSATTKPVTKKKKKRPSGSKKPSNSTSSSSTKKPTTPKPSIIQQDSSSSSTKPVSKPSKKPTKTKRPSNSTKPTSSSSTKPVTTTNLDSPTKPAKPSSTKPKPSSTSTRPKPTTNDNVQADEKPATTASKPSSTTKKPRPSKKPSKKPTRPPSADAEQGTTTRKPTKATKRTTKRPTTTTTTTSTSTTPAPEDEIIDEEENAVEEEEEDEDVGEETNETGDDQAPRKILCGQRPLMKSARVVGGKAAKFGEWPWQVLVRESTWLGLFTKNKCGGVLITNEYVVTAAHCQPGFLASLVAVFGEFDISSDLETKRSVTKNVKRVIVHRQYDAATFENDLAILELESPIHYDVHIVPICMPSDEADFTGRMATVTGWGRLTYGGGVPSVLQEVQVPVIENSVCQEMFHMAGHNKKILPSFVCAGYANGKRDSCEGDSGGPLVLQRTDGRYELVGTVSHGIRCAAPYLPGVYMRTTFYKPWLRSVTGVK from the exons AGAGCCGGAAACTGTTCGGAGGCTACCGAATAACGCCAAAATTTTGCAACGCAACACGGTCACTGTTGAAGCGGGATTCCGAGCGGCGGGGGCCAACGATCTGTATGTTCAATCACGAGTGCTTTCAACGACAAGGGGAAGTGGTTGGAGCTTGTATGGATGGCTTCCTTTTCGGAACATGCTGCGAATTGCCATTGACGAACGACGTGGCAATGGTGGCAGACTCCTTGTTGGAGCAGTACAACTATACGGATGACATGGAAACCACTTCTCAGTCTCCGCTCAGCTCAGCGATAGCCAGTCagtatgaaaaatttggaagcCAACTGTCCGGATCAGCACCTGGCTATGGGTCCATAATCAATTACGAGCCAATCAAACTGGCAGCGCCTGCGAAAGATTCCACTGGAAGCGCGAGTATGCCGAGTGCTCCATCCAGTGAAAGGCCTTTGTTCAACAAGCTCAATAACAATTACATTACCAATGATGATTTGGACGAAGATATCATGCAGAGCAGTTTGCACAGTCATAATTATCAGTTATCAAATAATGCAGTATCCGTGTATTCTCCGTCCACTTCAAACATAAAGTCGGAGGAAGTCGATTTGTTTACAACGATTCCGCCACCGCCTGTTGCGAATGATGTCAGCTACGTCAAGATCGATAACCATAATAACGTCTATAGCTCAGAGATTCCTTCTTCACTGAACAAATATAACGAGCACTTTGCTGATAGCGATACGGCCCCTTCTGCGTCTCCCGAATCAtcaacagacatcacctcgagcGGAGTTCAAATCATAGCCAACCAGATCTACCAGGAGAATCAGCTGTTCGATCACAGTGATATCACACATCCGGAAGCCGAAACGGACCTCTTCAACGAGAACGGAGCAGTTGATCAAAGTTATGCCGGCCCCAACGATTTCTCCAACCAGGAAATCGGAACGGAGGTGCTAACCACAGAAAAACCACTGAAAATTACCCACCCAAAGCCTCAGTTCAAACCTAAACCTAAGCCAACAAAAGCAACCGAACCAAACAACTTCGTACTTGTACATACTATTTCTAGTGACTCCAAAGACAACGAAAACCAAACAACAAAACCAACTGTATCCGCCAACAACATTCATTCGATCGAATCGATCATACTGATGCTGAACGATACGAACCTCGGACCTCAATACGACACGGACTCGGACATTAAACAGGACAACGTGACCGAGACTTCTCAGACTCCGCAACCCGAGACCACCTCACAGGCATCGAACGTGACTTCCTCCATCGATTACGATAAATATGGACCGACCAGTTTCTACATTACCAAACCCCAGAAGACAAGCCCTTCATCCACCTCATTATCGACTAAGGTCCCTTCGACCAGCTATGTGTACAGTTCAAAGCCTACGAGACGGCCCATTCTGGAACCGGTTGTAGTCCAAGCTACCTTACTGACGAGCGGATACGGAACGACAGCTGTGACTCAAAAAGACCCAGCTCTGTCCTCCGTATCGACTGCTCGTCCACCACCAAACAAACTTATCATCACAGCCGGCGGAAACCAACGGCCAATTCTCATCACAAGCGAAGGAGAGCATCCAGTCTCACCTGGACACTACACTGCCGCATCAACTTCTGCACCTGTTGCAGTCTCTTCTATTCAACCAACTAAGAAAGTGACCACCAGTCCATCGAAAAGACCAGCGCCCACAACCGTAAATCTACCCGAATTTATTGTCCAATCGTCGACGCTTTCCCACCAATCCCCGGTTCCTGTGAGCAACGTGAACTACGTCCACATTGCCAGTGCTTCCGATCATCCATCACCAACTGTCCACATCACGCCTAAACCAGTTCAAGGACTTGTAACCTCAAGCACTTGGAATAATAAATTAACCAGTCCTGTGAGTAATCAGCGCCCGGGTTATTATGAAAACACACCTCCACCAGTCTACGTTTCATCCCTTGCTGACTTCGCCGATGAAGGTTACTTTGGAGTAACAAAACGACCTGGAGTCACCCCCACCGTATCATCTACTTCGATCTACACAATCGTAGATAGCAACAATGTAATCGGTCATATTGCATCTTCCACCTACTCTCCTTATGGACCATCGACTCCTGTGAATCGAATTCCTCCAAATCAAGCACCCACCCACATCTACATTGCACAAGCTGTCGAGTCATCTACTATGAAAAACGAACTCTACACTACGCCAGACGACATCAACAACTTCCCACCGGTTAGAaaccctaacctcaatctaacGGATACTATGATGAGCAACATGACGAAAATCGAGAATGATCACTTCTCCGGTATAAAGGATGAAGACAAGGTCAACATGCTGGTGAACAAAATCGTGGAATCATTCAACGGGAATTTTGAAGAACTGGAAGCTATTCTAAAGGAAAGGAAAAACCTCACCCTGAGTGGATTAACTTCTGGTGAAGCAACCACAGCTTCCACTACTACTACCGAAAGGATAAAGTCCACGAGTGCAACTACCAAACCAGTcaccaagaagaagaagaagcgtcCCAGTGGTAGCAAGAAACCGTCCAACTCCACGTCTTCGTCAAGTACAAAGAAGCCAACCACTCCCAAACCTTCTATAATCCAACAGGATTCATCCTCGTCCAGCACAAAGCCAGTGTCCAAGCCATCCAAGAAACCCACCAAGACCAAAAGACCAAGTAACTCGACAAAACCAACTTCATCATCTTCGACAAAACCGGTAACGACGACAAACCTTGACTCGCCTACGAAACCAGCAAAGCCATCCAGCACTAAGCCGAAACCAAGTTCCACGTCCACACGTCCAAAACCAACAACGAACGACAATGTACAGGCCGACGAAAAACCAGCCACAACCGCATCCAAGCCGTCATCCACCACCAAGAAACCTCGACCATCGAAAAAGCCGTCCAAGAAACCCACACGACCGCCATCTGCCGACGCTGAACAGGGGACGACCACCCGCAAACCGACGAAG GCGACGAAGCGTACCACCAAgcgaccgacgacgacgacgaccaccACCAGCACCAGCACCACCCCGGCCCCGGAAGACGAAATCATCGACGAGGAGGAGAACGCCGTGGAGGAGGAAGAGGAAGACGAGGATGTCGGCGAGGAAACCAACGAGACGGGTGACGACCAAGCGCCAAGAAAAATAC TTTGCGGTCAGCGACCACTGATGAAGAGTGCTCGTGTCGTTGGAGGAAAGGCAGCCAAGTTCGGTGAATGGCCGTGGCAGGTGTTGGTCCGGGAGTCGACCTGGCTCGGGCTGTTCACCAAGAACAAGTGCGGCGGAGTGTTGATCACGAACGAATACGTCGTAACGGCTGCCCACTGTCAGCCGGG CTTCCTGGCCTCGTTGGTAGCCGTGTTTGGAGAGTTTGACATCTCGAGCGACCTGGAAACGAAACGGTCCGTCACCAAGAACGTGAAGCGAGTCATTGTGCACCGGCAGTACGATGCGGCCACCTTCGAGAACGATCTTGCCATCCTCGAACTGGAAAGTCCCATCCACTACGATGTTCATATTG TGCCAATTTGCATGCCATCAGACGAGGCTGACTTCACCGGCCGAATGGCAACAGTAACCGGATGGGGACGATTAACTTATGGTGGCGGAGTGCCTTCGGTGCTGCAGGAAGTTCAG GTCCCAGTGATAGAGAACAGTGTCTGCCAGGAGATGTTCCATATGGCCGGACACAACAAGAAGATCCTGCCGTCGTTCGTTTGTGCTGGTTACGCGAACGGCAAGCGAGATTCCTGCGAG GGTGACAGTGGCGGTCCACTGGTGCTGCAGCGTACGGACGGACGCTACGAACTAGTCGGAACGGTATCCCACGGAATTCGCTGTGCGGCCCCCTACTTGCCCGGAGTCTACATGCGGACGACGTTCTATAAACCCTGGTTGCGAAGTGTCACCGGTGTGAAATAG